A DNA window from Trichosurus vulpecula isolate mTriVul1 chromosome 2, mTriVul1.pri, whole genome shotgun sequence contains the following coding sequences:
- the LOC118837862 gene encoding zinc finger protein 569-like — protein sequence MRRVAWASVAVLRWEGERVPRRSKKPRCWSIHPSGDQSLTAPLLGVTMEDLAPRPEDRALPLQDTAFCQERSLRELPEEDRPSVLLAATLQVSPVVPGMNSPWLLRSPGMSTLQESVTFKDVSVDFTQEEWAQLDPAQKALYRDVMLENYENLVFLGLPVTKPEVISQLERGEVPLFPEQPEFSTIGVGCPDSLNQEIKCETLDSVPQPIICMGTSDEKLTRDGFWDSTMGEDWAYDVMLERQKANQENQYSQLETVNVKNFDEMNIHGSNTFGRDFDLGSIFVPQQRVPSGQNLFKYDPLGNSFDQFSDLILYNGMSLENKHCKYNKWKKPFDYHPDLFPFHPVNPGNKPYEYNEYGKTFNPGTSLIYHQIMNTGEEPFQYNGCGEGFSQRSYFSEHKRIHAGEKLFHCNECGKSFNHKGNFTKHQRIHTGEKPFQCNECGKAFSRRGNLTVHQKIHSGEKPFQCNECGKAFIRRGSLIEHQRIHAGDKPFHCRQCGKTFSQRGSLTEHQRSHTGEKPFKCTECEKSFCQRTSLFYHQRVHTGEKPFSCKECGKVFSRSGSLSKHQRIHTGEKPFECNECGKSFSQRGNLAKHQRIHGGGKPFECNECGKSFTNTSCLAIHQRTHTEEKPFKCNDCGKAFSWRVRLIVHQRIHTGEKPFGCNECGKVFSQRGHLNAHKRIHTGEKPFVCNECGRAFSQRICLTEHRRIHAGEKPLECTECGKNFSHRTSLFYHQRIHTGEKPFECNECGRTFSQSGNLTEHQRIHAGEKLFECNECGKAFSNNSRLALHQRSHNGEKFFQCNQCGKVFGQRAHLNAHRRIHTGEKPFECSECGKAFSWRVSLTVHQKIHTGEKPFECSECGKVFSQRGHLNTHKRIHTGEKPFECNECGKAFSQRGHLTEHQRIHAGEKPLECNQCGKNFSHRTSLFYHQRIHTGEKLFGCNECGKVFSQSGSLTKHQRIHTGEKPFKCDECGKSFSQRGNLTKHQRIHAGEKPFECSECGRAFSQKVHLTEHQRTHAGEKPFECNECGKNFSHRSSLFHHQRLHTGEKPFGCNECGKLFSRYGSLRKHQKIHIGEKPFGCDEYGKPFSQIRPLNEQEIIHAGEKLIDAMNAGTPAALADSLGSVR from the exons GTTTCCCCAGTGGTCCCAGGGATGAATAGTCCATGGCTGCTCCGCAGTCCAGGCATGTCCACCTTGCAGGAATCtgtgacattcaaggatgtgtctgtggacttcacccaggaggagtgggCGCAGCTGGACCCTGCGCAGAAGGCCCTGTACCgggatgtgatgctggagaactatgAGAACCTCGTCTTCCTGG GGCTTCCCGTGACTAAACCTGAGGTCATCTCCCAGCTGGAGAGAGGGGAAGTACCTTTGTTTCCGGAGCAGCCAGAGTTCTCCACCATTGGAGTGGGTTGCCCAG ATTCCCTTAATCAGGAGATTAAATGTGAAACCTTGGACTCAGTTCCACAGCCCATCATTTGTATGGGAACATCTGACGAGAAACTCACAAGAGATGGTTTCTGGGATTCTACAATGGGAGAAGATTGGGCATATGACGTCATGTTAGAGAGACAGAAAGCCAACCAAGAGAATCAATATAGTCAACTAGAAACTGTTAATGTGAAAAATTTTGATGAGATGAATATCCATGGAAGTAATACATTTGGGAGAGATTTTGATCTGGGGTCAATCTTTGTTCCACAACAGAGGGTTCCTTCAggacaaaatctttttaaatatgATCCACTTGGAAACAGCTTTGATCAGTTTTCAGACCTTATTTTATATAATGGAATGTCCTTAGAGAATAAACATTGTAAGTACAATAAATGGAAGAAACCCTTTGATTACCACCCAGATCTTTTTCCATTCCACCCTGTAAATCCTGGAAACAAACcctatgaatataatgaatatggGAAGACCTTCAACCCAGGGACATCCCTTATTTATCATCAGATAATGAATACTGGGGAAGAACCTTTTCAATATAATGGATGTGGGGAAGGTTTTAGTCAGAGAAGCTATTTTAGCGAACACAAAAGAATTCATGCTGGAGAGAAGCTCTTTCactgtaatgaatgtgggaagtcCTTCAATCACAAGGGGAACTTTACtaaacaccagagaattcatacaggagagaaaccctttcagtgtaatgaatgtgggaaagctttcagccGAAGGGGAAATCTTACTGTACATCAAAAaattcattctggagagaaaccctttcagtgtaatgaatgtgggaaagccttcatcCGGAGGGGCAGCCTGattgaacatcagagaattcatgctGGAGATAAACCTTTCCATTGTCGTCAGTGTGGAAAGACCTTCAGCCAAAGGGGAAGCCTTACTGAACATCAGAGGagtcatactggagaaaaaccttttaaATGCACTGAATGTGAGAAAAGTTTCTGCCAAAGGACATCCCTTTTTTATCATCAGAGGgttcatactggtgagaaacccTTTTCATGTAAAGAATGTGGAAAAGTCTTCAGCCGCAGTGGAAGCCTCTCTAAacatcagaggattcatactggtgagaaaccttttgaatgtaatgaatgtgggaaatcctTTAGCCAAAGGGGAAACCttgctaaacatcagagaattcatggTGGAGGGAAACCTtttgaatgcaatgaatgtggaaaaagCTTCACCAACACCTCATGTCTTGCTAtacatcagagaactcatactgaAGAAAAGCCCTTTAAATGCAATGACTGTGGAAAAGCCTTTAGTTGGAGGGTACGCCTTAttgtgcatcagagaattcatactggagaaaaaccctttggctgtaatgaatgtgggaaagtctTCAGTCAGAGGGGCCACCTTAATGCACataaaagaattcatactggagagaaaccctttgtgtgtaatgaatgtgggagagCTTTCAGCCAAAGGATATGCCTTACTGAACATCGAAGAATTCATGCTGGAGAGAAGCCCCTTGAATGTACTGAATGTGGGAAAAACTTCAGCCACAGAACATCCCTTTTttatcatcagagaattcacactggagagaaaccctttgagtgtaatgaatgtgggaggACTTTCAGCCAGAGTGGGAACcttactgaacatcagagaattcatgcaGGAGAGAAACTCtttgagtgtaatgaatgtggaaaagccttcagcaACAATTCACGCCTTGCTTTACATCAGAGAAGCCATAACGGGGAGAAATTTTTTCAGTGTAATCAATGTGGCAAAGTCTTTGGTCAGAGGGCACATCTTAATGCACATAgaaggattcatactggagagaaaccctttgagtgcagtgaatgtgggaaagcctttagctGGAGGGTAAGCCTTACTGTGCATcaaaaaattcatactggagagaaaccttttgagtgtagtgaatgtggaaaggtCTTTAGCCAGAGAGGACACCTTAACACacataagagaattcatactggagagaaaccctttgaatgtaatgaatgtgggaaagccttcagccaGAGAGGACACCTTACTGAACACCAGAGGATTCATGCTGGAGAGAAACCacttgaatgtaatcagtgtgggaaaAACTTCAGCCATAGGACATCCCTTTTCTATCATCAGCGAATTCATACAGGTGAGAAACTTTTTggatgtaatgaatgtgggaaggttTTCAGCCAGAGTGGAAGCCTTAcaaaacatcaaagaattcacacCGGAGAGAAACCCTTTAAATGTGATGAATGCGGGAAATCCTTCAGCCAGAGAGGAAACCTTACgaaacaccagagaattcatgctggagagaaaccctttgaatgcagtgaatgtgggAGAGCCTTCAGCCAGAAGGTTCACCTCACTGAACATCAGAGAACTCATGCTGGTGAGAAACCCTtcgaatgtaatgaatgtgggaaaaattTCAGCCACAGGTCATCTCTTTTTCATCATCAGAGActtcatactggtgagaaaccctttggatgtaatgaatgtgggaaactTTTCAGCCGTTATGGAAGTCTTAGgaaacatcagaaaatccacattGGAGAAAAACCCTTTGGGTGTGATGAATACGGGAAACCATTCAGCCAGATCAGACCCCTGAATGAACAAGAGATAATCCATGCTGGTGAGAAACTAATAGATGCCATGAATGCAGGAACTCCTGCAGCACTAGCCGATTCCTTAGGAAGTGTCAGATAA